The proteins below are encoded in one region of Aquisphaera giovannonii:
- a CDS encoding SIR2 family protein, with protein sequence MSWESTDRTMDLNEFKRQLQGHFSDGLAIIVGSGLSAAEGIPGMGKLADHLLENVPNRITSEVQPEWSPIASDLKNNIDLESALSRNRPSDALEAVIVELTSKLILEAERQVIEQVVNGNKTLRLTRLIPHLLKPENGIPIVTTNYDRLVEVAVEQSGLSLNTLFVGQHFGRLDPESSHLLLCKRIDKTKTGVKLNISKHAVVLKPHGSLDWYQHHSGPVRCPFPLGLQRLIITPGLNKYRDGYNKPFDSHRERANREIDKASRYLILGFGFNDAHLQTHLESELERGKPALVLTHSLTPHAEKLAKGSGRLTALCAAPDHLGTKVISKNGVESIPGASIWDLGHFIQDVLEP encoded by the coding sequence ATGTCTTGGGAATCGACCGATCGCACAATGGATCTAAATGAGTTCAAGCGGCAGCTGCAAGGCCATTTCAGTGATGGCTTGGCCATCATTGTGGGATCTGGCCTCTCTGCAGCAGAAGGCATTCCAGGTATGGGTAAGCTGGCTGACCATCTACTAGAGAACGTACCGAATCGAATCACGAGCGAAGTCCAACCCGAGTGGTCTCCCATTGCGAGCGATTTGAAAAATAACATTGACCTCGAATCCGCCCTGTCACGAAACAGACCGAGTGACGCACTTGAAGCAGTCATCGTCGAGTTGACAAGCAAATTAATCCTAGAGGCGGAAAGGCAAGTCATTGAGCAAGTTGTTAATGGCAACAAAACGCTTCGGCTCACCAGACTTATACCACATCTACTAAAGCCTGAGAACGGAATTCCTATCGTAACTACAAACTACGATCGACTCGTCGAGGTAGCCGTAGAGCAATCCGGCCTTTCTTTGAATACGCTCTTTGTAGGCCAACATTTTGGTCGCCTGGATCCAGAATCTTCTCACCTGCTCCTCTGCAAAAGGATAGACAAAACAAAGACAGGTGTAAAATTAAACATCAGCAAGCATGCCGTCGTACTAAAGCCTCACGGAAGCCTCGATTGGTATCAGCATCATTCTGGACCTGTCCGCTGCCCTTTCCCATTGGGTCTCCAACGACTTATTATTACACCCGGTCTAAACAAGTATCGCGACGGCTATAACAAGCCGTTTGATTCACATCGCGAGCGCGCCAATCGTGAAATCGATAAGGCATCCAGATATCTGATACTGGGCTTTGGCTTCAATGACGCGCACCTCCAAACCCACCTTGAGTCAGAACTTGAAAGAGGAAAGCCAGCATTGGTGCTAACGCATAGTCTCACTCCACATGCCGAGAAGTTGGCTAAAGGCTCGGGCCGGCTGACAGCCTTGTGCGCGGCACCCGACCACCTAGGCACAAAGGTCATCAGCAAAAATG
- a CDS encoding XRE family transcriptional regulator, which produces MIERQRPHQGSGLASIKERRVQYQDDPWRLLFAFDPNRAAIPLIGGNKRATGAGTGPSSPSPTSDSAGTSNAWGNEARKTTRLEDDLATLPAAEQQAVRDRAAELIAEEATLRQLREAREQTQAELAKTLHVNQAAISRLERRSDMDLSTLRGFIEAMGGQLEIVARFPDRSVRINPFEALDPELRPEGETPDTTEGADFRIAGLPHS; this is translated from the coding sequence GTGATCGAGCGCCAGCGGCCTCACCAGGGTTCGGGGCTCGCCAGTATCAAAGAACGGCGGGTGCAATACCAGGACGATCCCTGGCGACTCCTCTTCGCCTTCGATCCGAATCGGGCGGCTATCCCATTGATCGGCGGCAACAAGCGGGCGACAGGCGCTGGTACAGGACCTTCATCCCCATCGCCGACGAGCGATTCCGCCGGCACCTCGAACGCCTGGGGCAATGAGGCACGAAAGACGACGCGGCTCGAAGATGACCTGGCCACCCTGCCGGCGGCCGAGCAGCAAGCCGTCCGCGACCGGGCGGCGGAGCTGATCGCCGAGGAGGCGACTCTCCGCCAGTTGCGCGAGGCCCGCGAGCAGACGCAGGCGGAGCTGGCGAAGACCCTGCACGTCAACCAGGCCGCCATCTCCAGGCTCGAGCGCCGCAGCGACATGGACCTGAGCACGCTGCGGGGCTTCATCGAGGCCATGGGCGGCCAGCTCGAGATCGTCGCCCGCTTCCCCGACCGGTCCGTGCGGATCAACCCGTTCGAAGCCCTCGACCCCGAGCTCCGCCCCGAAGGCGAGACGCCGGACACTACCGAGGGCGCCGACTTCCGAATCGCGGGGCTCCCTCACAGCTGA
- a CDS encoding HNH endonuclease gives MSKPYAAVAERAGHRCEYCRAPEVIFNLPFEVEHIVPSSRGGSDEESNLALACRACNLFKSDRQHAKDEVTEEVAPLFHPRLDVWNEHFQVDRDEGSIRGPTAIGRVAVAALQRNRDVQRIARISWMKLQLYP, from the coding sequence GTGAGCAAGCCGTACGCGGCCGTCGCCGAGCGAGCCGGCCACCGTTGCGAATACTGCCGAGCCCCGGAGGTCATCTTCAATCTCCCGTTCGAGGTGGAGCACATCGTGCCCAGCTCGAGAGGGGGCTCCGACGAGGAGTCCAACCTGGCCCTGGCCTGCCGGGCGTGCAACCTGTTCAAGTCCGACCGGCAGCACGCGAAAGACGAGGTGACCGAGGAAGTCGCCCCGCTCTTCCATCCGCGGCTCGACGTCTGGAATGAACATTTCCAGGTCGATCGCGACGAGGGCTCCATCCGCGGCCCGACGGCGATCGGTCGCGTCGCCGTGGCGGCCCTGCAGAGGAATCGGGACGTCCAGCGGATCGCGAGGATCTCCTGGATGAAGCTCCAGCTATACCCGTGA
- a CDS encoding glycosyltransferase family 4 protein, translating into MRVLIVTSFPIPGEYDGTAMLPIKILRALKSRGVDVAVAYLRLRPSKGLATVVEDFEGTPVFNVPPVGWVGGSALLKIAREWPFDVVHAQHYGGATRAYAACRRGQWPLVYEIHSLLGEEVERDRLGRGPVFRAYLAVEKKVFRHAAQVIALGEPVKRVVVEKKGVPEDRVSVIYPGIDLGEYERPGRPAEIPGVGPEHAVIMYVGSIVHPNQGVPILVESLPRIFEARPDARCVLVGGPADAGERYRAQLGEHGDRLVVLTGQTPEQVVALTRRADVLVHPRLACVENYSVQSKIAVYLAAGRPIVATDFGDYKHLLGDTGAGLLTDVAPGPIAEGILRVLGDPGLAASLAAACGPVAREHFGMDRNIGRYLEVYDRAMAAGPR; encoded by the coding sequence ATGCGCGTCCTGATTGTCACCTCGTTCCCGATCCCCGGCGAGTATGACGGCACGGCGATGCTGCCGATCAAGATCCTGCGGGCGCTGAAGTCCCGCGGGGTGGACGTGGCGGTGGCGTACCTGCGGCTGAGGCCTTCCAAGGGGCTGGCGACGGTCGTCGAGGACTTCGAGGGGACGCCGGTGTTCAACGTCCCGCCGGTCGGCTGGGTGGGGGGCTCGGCGCTCCTGAAGATCGCCCGGGAGTGGCCGTTCGACGTGGTCCACGCCCAGCATTACGGCGGGGCGACGCGGGCGTATGCCGCCTGCCGGCGCGGGCAATGGCCGCTCGTGTACGAGATCCACTCGCTGCTGGGCGAGGAGGTGGAGCGCGACCGCCTGGGGCGGGGGCCGGTCTTCCGGGCGTACCTCGCGGTCGAGAAGAAGGTCTTCCGCCACGCGGCTCAGGTGATCGCGCTGGGCGAGCCGGTGAAGCGGGTCGTCGTGGAGAAGAAGGGGGTGCCGGAGGACCGGGTGAGCGTCATCTACCCGGGCATCGACCTGGGCGAGTACGAGCGGCCGGGGCGGCCCGCCGAGATCCCGGGCGTCGGGCCCGAGCACGCGGTGATCATGTACGTCGGCAGCATCGTCCACCCGAACCAGGGGGTCCCGATCCTCGTCGAGTCGCTGCCGAGGATCTTCGAAGCCCGCCCCGACGCCCGCTGCGTCCTCGTGGGCGGGCCGGCGGACGCGGGCGAGCGGTATCGCGCCCAGCTCGGGGAGCACGGGGACAGGCTCGTCGTCCTGACCGGGCAGACGCCGGAGCAGGTCGTCGCGCTGACCCGCCGCGCCGACGTGCTCGTGCACCCTCGGCTCGCCTGCGTGGAGAACTACTCGGTGCAGAGCAAGATCGCCGTGTACCTGGCGGCGGGCCGGCCGATCGTCGCGACCGACTTCGGCGACTACAAGCACCTGCTGGGCGACACCGGCGCGGGGCTGCTGACCGACGTCGCGCCCGGGCCGATCGCCGAGGGCATCCTCCGCGTCCTGGGCGACCCGGGCCTCGCCGCCTCGCTCGCCGCCGCCTGCGGGCCGGTCGCCCGCGAGCATTTCGGCATGGACCGGAACATCGGCCGGTACCTCGAGGTGTACGACCGGGCGATGGCCGCCGGGCCGCGTTGA
- a CDS encoding DUF1559 domain-containing protein: protein MHDRRSLRAFTLIELLVVIAIIAVLIALLLPAVQSAREAARRIQCTNNLKQIGLAVHNYHDAFNALPFGKGPSYMMTMPMAPMYARWSTHSQLLGFLEQKPLFDAINFAFPPDTPDFDAGSMMGFMPAFSSPANSTASRAKIAAFICPSDANEDATWPGTVSYAVNEGSWLCDACEQTPSTTAPGELPKGPFYTRSCVRLASFVDGTSNTAFFSERRRGIGTPDPRSSLYQMMNATSLAAAYQNCTNLDMAMAMPITSRSGLAWSVGTMAGTTYNHVSTPNTRSCAGMDGMSGGMMMAMNNMAVQLPPGSFHPAGVNLLFGDGSVRFVKDSTALNVWRALSTRNGGEVISAGDY, encoded by the coding sequence ATGCACGACCGCCGATCGCTCCGCGCCTTCACCCTGATCGAGCTGCTCGTGGTCATCGCGATCATCGCGGTGCTCATCGCCCTCCTGCTGCCGGCCGTGCAGTCGGCGCGCGAGGCCGCCCGCCGGATCCAGTGCACCAACAACCTGAAGCAGATCGGCCTGGCCGTTCACAACTACCACGACGCGTTCAACGCCCTGCCCTTCGGCAAGGGCCCGAGTTACATGATGACCATGCCCATGGCCCCCATGTACGCCCGCTGGTCCACCCACTCCCAGCTCCTGGGCTTCCTCGAGCAGAAGCCCCTCTTCGACGCCATCAACTTCGCCTTCCCGCCGGACACGCCGGACTTCGACGCCGGCTCGATGATGGGCTTCATGCCGGCCTTCTCCTCGCCCGCGAACTCGACCGCCTCGCGGGCGAAGATCGCCGCCTTCATCTGCCCCTCGGACGCCAACGAGGACGCGACGTGGCCCGGCACCGTCAGCTACGCGGTCAACGAGGGCTCCTGGCTCTGCGACGCCTGCGAGCAGACCCCCAGCACGACCGCCCCCGGCGAGCTGCCGAAGGGGCCCTTCTACACCCGGAGCTGCGTCCGCCTGGCGTCCTTCGTGGACGGCACCAGCAACACCGCCTTCTTCAGCGAGAGGCGCCGGGGGATCGGCACCCCCGATCCCCGGAGCAGCCTCTACCAGATGATGAACGCCACGTCGCTGGCCGCCGCCTACCAGAACTGCACGAACCTCGACATGGCGATGGCCATGCCCATCACCAGCCGGTCGGGCCTGGCCTGGTCGGTCGGCACGATGGCCGGCACGACCTACAACCACGTCTCCACCCCCAACACGCGGTCCTGCGCCGGGATGGACGGGATGTCCGGGGGCATGATGATGGCGATGAACAACATGGCCGTCCAGCTCCCGCCCGGCAGCTTCCACCCCGCCGGCGTGAACCTCCTGTTCGGCGACGGCTCGGTGCGGTTCGTCAAGGACTCCACCGCGCTCAACGTCTGGCGGGCGCTGAGCACCCGCAACGGCGGCGAGGTGATCAGCGCCGGCGACTACTGA